The Falsibacillus albus genome includes the window TTTAACGACAACAAAGTATTTCTTGTACGGTTCCTTCTTACATTTGAAATGGCAATTGCACCAATCACTCCAAGAACCGTTGATATCCCCGCTGCTAAAAGCGCGACGATCAGCGTATTCAAAACGATGATGAACAAGCGGGTATCGTGGAAAACCTCCTTGTACCATTCCCAAGTGAATCTCTCAAAGTCATGCATGGTTCCTCCGCTATTGAAGGAGTAGTAAGTTAAATAAAAGATAGGGGCATACAATATGATAAATACAATGATTAAATAAAGATTGCTGAGTTTTCCGTTCTTCCGCATCTTATACCCCTCTCTTTCTTTTTCCGGTCAACAACATCATAAGGACCATGATAATAACCAGGAATACCGCAATCGTTGAACCCATTCCCCAGTCCATCGTAACGAGGAAGTGCTGTTCAATCGCTGTACCGAGCGTGATCACTCGATTTCCCGCGATCAAACGGGTGATCATGAACAGGGACAATGCTGGGATGAAAACAGCCTGGCAGCCCGATTTTACACCATCCAATGTCAATGGGAAGATGACTCTTTTAAAGGTGGTCCATGAGTTGGCACCCAGATCCCTCGAAGCAGATATCAATGATGGATTCAGCTCCTCGAGCGCATTAAAAATCGGCAAAATCATGAATGGGATGAAGATGTAAACCGAAACAAAGATAAAGCTGAAATCGGTAAATAAAATTTGCTTCGAACCTATGCCCAGCACTTCAAGGAGCGCATTTGCAGTGCCATACGTGCCAAAGATTCCAATGAACGCATACGCCTTTAACAACAGATTGATCCATGATGGAAGGATGATCAATAAGAGCCAGAGCTGTTTATGCTTCGTTTTCGTCAATATATAGGCAGCTGGGTAAGAAATGAGCAGCGTAAATGCCGTTATCAAAAATGCATACCAAAAAGAACTGAGCGTCATTTTCAAATAAACCGGAGTGAAGAACTTTTCGTAATTTGCGATTGTCAAATGTCCTTCTATATCAAAAAAAGAGTAGTAAACAATCAATAGAATCGGGGCCACAACAAATAAAACAATCCAGAAGACGTAGGGAATCAGGTAAATATTTTTTGTTTTACTCATGTTTCGTCCCCTCTTGGTAGGACTCAAGACGTTTATCAAAGTCTTCTTCAGTTTCATCGAACCTCATGACATGGATTGCCTCGGGATCAAAATCAAGGCCGATTCGATCACCGACGATTGCCTTTTTCGTCGAATGAACGAGCCACTCATTCCCCGCATCATCATAGCCGCATATTTCATAATGAACACCCCTGAACAGCTGTGAATCTACTTTTACTACTAGCTTCCCTTGCTGTGGGGAAGTGATTTCAAGATCCTCCGGCCGGATGACAACTTCCACAGATTCGTTTTTTTGCAGACCTTGGTCGACACATTCAAATTGCTGTCCACCAAACTCCACCAAAAAATCTTGTATCATTTTTGCTTCCACAATATTGGATTCTCCGATAAAGTCGGCGACAAAACGGTTGATCGGCTCATCGTATATATCCGTCGGCGTCCCGCTCTGCTGGATGCTTCCTTCGTTCAGCACAAAAATTTCATCGGACATCGCCAGTGCTTCCTCTTGATCATGTGTGACAAAGATGAAAGTAATGCCAAGGCGTCTTTGCAGCTCGCGAAGCTCATATTGCATTTCAGTCCTTAGCTTCAAATCCAGAGCGGAAAGGGGCTCATCCAGCAAAATGACTTCAGGCTCATTCACAATGGCCCGTGCTATCGCAACACGCTGACGCTGCCCGCCGGACATTTCATTGATTTCCCGGTCCTCATATCCATCAAGATTGACAAAACGCAATGCCTCTTTTACTTTTTGATCAATTTCCGCTTTCTTCATTTTCTTGATCCTTAAGCCAAACGCCACATTTTCAAAAAC containing:
- a CDS encoding ABC transporter permease, producing the protein MSKTKNIYLIPYVFWIVLFVVAPILLIVYYSFFDIEGHLTIANYEKFFTPVYLKMTLSSFWYAFLITAFTLLISYPAAYILTKTKHKQLWLLLIILPSWINLLLKAYAFIGIFGTYGTANALLEVLGIGSKQILFTDFSFIFVSVYIFIPFMILPIFNALEELNPSLISASRDLGANSWTTFKRVIFPLTLDGVKSGCQAVFIPALSLFMITRLIAGNRVITLGTAIEQHFLVTMDWGMGSTIAVFLVIIMVLMMLLTGKRKRGV
- a CDS encoding ABC transporter ATP-binding protein codes for the protein MENQTIIRFENVTKQFDANPPVLNGVSFEIERGKFYTLLGPSGCGKTTILRLIAGFMEPTAGDVFFNGKRVNHVPANKRQVNTVFQDYALFPHLNVFENVAFGLRIKKMKKAEIDQKVKEALRFVNLDGYEDREINEMSGGQRQRVAIARAIVNEPEVILLDEPLSALDLKLRTEMQYELRELQRRLGITFIFVTHDQEEALAMSDEIFVLNEGSIQQSGTPTDIYDEPINRFVADFIGESNIVEAKMIQDFLVEFGGQQFECVDQGLQKNESVEVVIRPEDLEITSPQQGKLVVKVDSQLFRGVHYEICGYDDAGNEWLVHSTKKAIVGDRIGLDFDPEAIHVMRFDETEEDFDKRLESYQEGTKHE